One Malus domestica chromosome 11, GDT2T_hap1 genomic region harbors:
- the LOC103448742 gene encoding uncharacterized protein — protein sequence MAHEEEQTQNTSNGIIGLGSNNIISSRSSSKKTKQKKVPQRGLGVAQLEKIRLEEQQKKAAAAAILSTTPPSSLSSPTKSTSSSCPSSVPIRHFYQPPSSIPFPSLDLPSPNSIFQPPLIPPAHSGVDGRKLMISSGTVPFGMRNSYNNNNINGCGNGNHVPNLWNPCEFNVLDHKESSNPGLDPGLAFRSNLNVPFESNNNNPIRALSNFPTRTHQFHQQHPPPPPPPPPSSPPPSMVNVSTATSTSSVLNFQIEPPSNQSYYSNYAPMWPDEEKMVGMKRPYPFSLENPSVPSINFKFPTFVAPPIRTDEGTSCGNRSPFNFDPAINPNFREGPSWSNSISESNSRSSIKENGSVNGDFLTLAQNSNSLHLILRFITAKFRISNHSPIKGITQMTHITSQDQVFQIHNKLSTASSHQQSHKMVGQQPL from the exons ATGGCTCATGAGGAAGAACAAACCCAAAACACTAGCAATGGAATTATTGGGTTGGGAAGCAATAACATCATCAGTAGCAGATCTTCATCCAAAAAAACAAAGCAGAAAAAAGTGCCACAGAGAGGACTTGGTGTTGCACAGCTTGAGAAAATCAGGCTTGAAGAACAGCAGAAGAAAGCAGCTGCTGCGGCAATTTTGTCCACCACCCCACCATCTTCTCTCTCATCACCAACTAAATCTACTTCATCTTCATGTCCTAGTTCGGTTCCGATCAGGCATTTTTATCAGCCTCCCTCTTCAATCCCATTCCCATCACTGGATCTGCCTTCTCCAAACTCAATTTTCCAGCCGCCGTTGATTCCACCGGCCCACAGCGGCGTTGATGGTAGAAAGCTAATGATCAGCAGTGGCACTGTTCCATTTGGAATGAGAAATAGTTAcaacaataataatattaatggTTGTGGGAATGGGAATCATGTTCCCAACTTGTGGAATCCGTGTGAGTTCAATGTTCTTGATCACAAGGAGAGTTCTAATCCTGGGTTGGATCCTGGATTGGCATTCAGGTCTAATTTGAATGTGCCTTTCGagtccaacaacaacaaccccATTAGGGCTCTCTCCAATTTTCCAACAAGAACACaccaatttcatcaacagcaccctcctccaccgccaccgccaccaccatcatctcctcctccttcaaTG GTGAATGTGTCAACAGCAACTTCAACATCATCTGTACTAAATTTTCAGATAGAGCCCCCTTCAAACCAAAGCTATTACAGCAACTATGCTCCTATGTGGCCGGATGAAGAAAAG ATGGTTGGCATGAAGAGGCCATATCCATTTTCTCTAGAGAACCCATCAGTCCCCTCCATCAACTTCAAGTTCCCTACCTTTGTTGCTCCACCTATAAGAACAGACGAAGGAACTTCATGTGGGAACAGGTCCCCCTTCAATTTTGATCCAGCAATCAACCCAAATTTCAG AGAAGGCCCTTCATGGTCAAATTCAATTTCAGAGTCAAATTCGAGAAGCAGCATCAAAGAAAATGGGAGTGTCAATGGAGATTTTCTCACCCTAGCCCAAAACTCAAACTCCCTCCATCTTATCTTGCGTTTCATAACCGCGAAGTTCCGGATTTCGAATCATTCCCCTATCAA GGGAATAACGCAGATGACACATATTACCAGCCAGGACCAAGTATTCCAAATCCACAACAAGCTTTCTACAGCTTCTTCCCACCAGCAAAGTCACAAAATGGTAGGGCAGCAACCACTCTAA